One stretch of Methylococcus capsulatus DNA includes these proteins:
- the mobB gene encoding molybdopterin-guanine dinucleotide biosynthesis protein B, giving the protein MATPVLGFAAFSGTGKTTLLKQLIPLLKQTGLKVGAIKHSHHSFDVDHPGKDSFELRAAGATPVMITSSKRRAIIMERETPQEPSLAEELAHLEDSGLDLILVEGFKHEHYPKIELHRPALGKPLLFPDDDSIIALATEDPKPGDCLPIPRLDLNDPRQIADFILDWLRLRSGSNQPLRPCIP; this is encoded by the coding sequence ATGGCTACACCAGTTCTGGGCTTCGCCGCCTTCAGCGGCACTGGAAAAACGACCTTGTTGAAGCAGCTTATCCCCCTCCTGAAACAAACAGGCCTGAAGGTCGGTGCCATCAAGCACAGCCACCACAGCTTCGACGTGGATCACCCCGGCAAGGACAGTTTCGAACTGCGCGCTGCCGGCGCTACGCCGGTGATGATCACTTCATCGAAACGCCGGGCCATCATCATGGAACGCGAGACTCCTCAGGAGCCCAGCCTCGCCGAGGAGCTCGCACACCTGGAAGACTCCGGCCTGGACCTCATCCTGGTGGAAGGGTTCAAGCACGAACACTACCCCAAGATCGAGCTGCACCGTCCTGCCCTGGGCAAACCCCTGCTGTTTCCGGACGACGACTCGATCATCGCCCTGGCGACGGAGGATCCAAAACCCGGTGATTGCCTCCCGATTCCGCGGCTCGATCTCAACGATCCGCGCCAGATCGCCGATTTCATCCTGGACTGGCTGCGGCTGCGCAGCGGTTCGAACCAACCCCTGAGACCCTGTATCCCATGA
- a CDS encoding NAD-dependent epimerase: MKILVTGTAGFIGSHLAHALLDRGDEVIGIDNVNDYYDVSLKEARLDRLRARPGFTEVRIALEEREELFATFTQHRPERVVNLAAQAGVRYSLLNPRAYVDANMVGFCNVLEACRHHEVEHLVYASSSSVYGANTAMPFSVHHNVDHPVSLYAATKKANELMAHTYSHLFGLPTTGLRFFTVYGPWGRPDMALFKFTRSILAGQPIDVYNYGHHRRDFTYIDDIVEGVVQTLDKVATPDPAWRGDHPDPGTSRAPYRLYNIGNNEPVELLRFIEVLERCLGRKAEMNLLPMQDGDVPDTYADVDDLMRDTGYRPATPIETGIARFVEWYRDYYGVR, translated from the coding sequence ATGAAAATACTGGTCACCGGCACCGCCGGTTTCATCGGATCGCACCTCGCACACGCGCTGCTGGACCGGGGCGATGAAGTCATCGGGATAGACAATGTCAACGATTACTACGACGTCAGCCTCAAAGAAGCGCGCCTCGACCGGCTTCGCGCCCGCCCCGGTTTCACCGAGGTGCGCATCGCTTTGGAGGAGCGCGAGGAGCTGTTCGCGACGTTCACCCAACACCGTCCCGAGCGTGTGGTTAACCTGGCGGCCCAGGCCGGTGTGCGATATTCCCTGCTAAATCCGCGCGCCTACGTCGACGCCAATATGGTCGGCTTCTGCAACGTCCTAGAAGCCTGCCGCCACCATGAAGTGGAGCATCTGGTCTACGCATCGTCCAGTTCGGTTTACGGTGCCAACACCGCCATGCCGTTTTCGGTACATCACAACGTCGACCATCCGGTCAGCCTCTACGCCGCAACCAAGAAAGCCAATGAACTGATGGCCCATACCTACAGCCATTTGTTCGGGCTTCCCACCACCGGCTTGCGATTCTTCACGGTCTACGGTCCGTGGGGGCGGCCTGACATGGCGCTGTTCAAGTTCACTCGCAGCATCCTGGCGGGGCAGCCGATCGACGTCTACAACTACGGCCATCACCGGCGGGATTTCACCTATATCGACGACATCGTGGAAGGCGTGGTGCAGACCCTGGACAAAGTCGCCACGCCCGATCCGGCATGGCGCGGCGATCACCCCGACCCCGGCACCAGCCGGGCCCCCTACCGGCTGTACAACATCGGCAACAACGAGCCGGTCGAGCTTTTGCGCTTCATCGAGGTGCTTGAGCGCTGTCTCGGACGCAAGGCCGAAATGAACCTGCTGCCCATGCAGGACGGCGACGTGCCCGACACCTATGCCGACGTGGACGATCTGATGCGCGATACCGGTTATCGGCCGGCAACCCCGATCGAAACCGGCATCGCGCGCTTCGTCGAGTGGTACCGGGATTATTACGGCGTCCGCTGA